From the Halobacterium zhouii genome, the window CCTCTGAACGCAGAACAACGAGTGTCTAACGCTGCGTAATGCAGGTGTGTGGAACGGCTGTGCGGGCCGTCGCTGGAGACGGCGCTCAGTGTGCCGCCCGGTACGCTCGTTCGGTGCGCTCTACGAGTCGGCCGAACGGTAGCGTGATACCTGCCTGCCGGGCGACGAGTGCGACTGGCAGCAACAGGAGGCCGAGCGCGAGGCTGGACTGGTACAGCGCGAACAGTCCGAGTCGGGTGATGCGGTCGAACATCGGGTGCTCACGGGAAATACGTAGCCAGTATAAATAGGTTTCGGGTGGGGATGGTGGGGGAATCGGGCGCAGTCGGGTGATTTCTCGAGTGTTGGACGAAACTCCAACCCCTGGCCGGGAGAGAGACACTCCGGTGTAGGCGTGGTGTGGGCGAGCCGACGCTAACCTGTAAGTTATGACGATGGTTTCAGTCACGTCCGCCGGCGTCGTCGGACGCGCGAACCACAAAGAACGACTTGCCGCGTCTGTATTGGTGAGTATGAGCAACTACGTCGTTGCGATGGAGGCCGCGTGGCTGGTCCGTGACGTCGAGAACTCCGACGACGCCATCGGCGTCGCCGTGAGCGAGGCTGGTAAGCGACTGAACGATCAGGACCTGGACTACGTCGAGGTGGAGGCGGGGCTCACGGCGTGTCCGGCGTGTAACGAACCGCTGGACGCCGCGTTCCTCGCCGCGAACACCGCGCTCGTCGGCCTCGTCTTGGAACTCACCGTGTTCAACGCGGAGGGTGAGGAGCACGCCGAGCGCATCGCCAAGAGCGAGGTCGGCGGCGCGCTCCGTGACGTCCCCCTGGAGGTCATCGAGGTCATCGAGGAGGACGAAGACGAAGACGAGTGACACCACCCCTCTGAACGGTCGCGTCCACCGGCACTGCGGAGTCCGCCTTCTTCCTGCCGGAGTCACCCCCACGTCGATTCGAGGACGCGGAGCCAGTTCTCTCGTGCGACCGCTTCCAGACCGTCTTCACCGAACCCGCGTTCCCGGAGCGCGTCGAACAGACGGGGGAGGCCGGTCACGTCGCCGACAGAGTCCACGATCGCCGTCCCATCGAAGTCAGAGCCGAGCGCAACGTGGTCGACGCCGACGCGGTCGGCGACGTACTCGACGTGGTCCGCGACGACCGACAGCGGCACGTCCGTGGCTCGTCCACCATCGGGGCGGAGGTCGGAGGCGCTGAACGTGATGCCTACGATGCCGCCGGACGCGGCGACAGCGTCGAGTTGTTCGTCGGTGAGGTTCCGCGTCGACGCACAGATATCGTGGACGGCAGCGTGGCTGACGACCAGCGGGTCGGTCGAGCGCTCGGCGACGTCCCAGAAACCGGCCTCGTTGAGGTGCGCGAGGTCCACGAGGATGCCACGCTCGTTGCAAGCGTCGACGAGCGCGTGGCCGGCGTCCGTGAGTCCGGATCCGGTGTCGGGCGAACGCGGATACTGGAAGGGGACGCCTCGACCGAACTCGTTCGGGCGACTCCACGTCAGCCCGATGGAGCGCACGCCCGCGGCGTAGAGGAAGTCGAGATTCGACAGGTCGGGTGCGACCGCCGCCGCGCCCTCGAGGTGTGGGACGGCGGCGACGGCGTCCCCGTCGAGACACGCACGGACGTCCTCGGCGGAGCGCGCCACCCGGAAGTCGACGCAGTCGTCTCGCTCGCCGGATTCGCGTTCGAGTCGGTGCAGGTCGGCGAGCAGGTCGTACGTGAACGACTTCGCGTACTCGTGGTCGACGGCGGACGCGTACGTCACCTCGTAGCCGTCCTCTGTCTCCTCGACCACTGGGTCGTGGTCGTTCGGAGCGAAGATGGCGAACAGTCCGCCGCCGAAGTTCGCCTCTCGGGCGCGCGGGAGGTCAAGGTGACCGCGCTCGGTCGACTCGAACAGCGAGCGCTCGCGGGACCCGTCCTCGTCGCTGGCCACGTCCTCGCCTGCCGTGCGTCGGTGGAGGTCGAGCAGCGTGTCGTTGTGGCCGTCGAAGACGTGTGGCGTATCGGGCACGACTCGGCGTTTTCACGCCGTCTTCCTAACTGTTTGCTCCCGGCAGTGCGCCATCCCGTCGGAGCGCTGACGTGGGAACCTTTATTGATAACCCCTGGTTATCGGCGGGTATGCACTTGCCGACGCCACAGGACCTCCGCGAGCGTCGGACCTCGCTCGAACTCACGCAGAGCGAGCTCGCCGAACGCGCGGAGGTTTCACAGCCGCTCATCGCCCGCATCGAGGGCGGCGACGTCGACCCGCGACTCTCCACGCTCCGGCGCATCGTCGAAGCCCTCGACGAGGCCGAGGGCGACGTGGTCCGCGCGCAGACGCTCATGCACCGCGAGGTCATCAGCGTCGCGCCGGACGACGCCGTCAGCGACGCCGTCGAGCGCATGCAACAGGCGGGCTACTCCCAGCTTCCGGTCATCACGAACGGCGTCCCGGTTGGCTCCATCAGCGATAGCGACGTCGTCCACGCCGGCGAGGACGTCGGCGACCACCCGGTCCGCGAGGTGATGAGCGAGAGCTTCCCGACCGTCTCCGAGGACGCCTCTCTGGAAGAGATTTCGAGCCTGCTCGACCACTACAAGGCCGTGATGGTGACCGACGACGGCGATACAGTCGGCATCATCACGCAGGCGGACGTCGCCGCCCGCGTCAGTTGAACGACTGTTCTCGCTCTCACACCCGCACAAGACATTTCTCGCTTCGACGCGCACGTCTCTGGTGATGCCCTCCAGACGACGCGTGCTCGGTCTCGCCGCCGCCGCACTCACGACCACGTCCGGCTGTGTTGCCGCGCCGGTTTCCGGCGGCGCACCCGTCGCAGACGTCCACGCGACGCGCCCTCAGGACGGGAAGACGCGCGGCGAAGCTGACCCGATATCCGTCGAGCGAACCGTAACGGATGCCGACTATGAGTACCTCCCCTCGAACGACACTGTCAGATATCCGGCGACGATGTCCGGCGGTGAAGTCGACAACTACGGATACGCCCCTTTCGAGAAGTGGGCGGACGTGGAGACACTGTCCGTCGCAGCGCAAGCCGTCCGGAATCGCTTCGCACAACGCTTCGAGAACACGAGATTCGTGTCCGCCGGCATCAGCAATCCCGAGGGGGAACCACTCCAGGTCTCTGTCAGTCACCGGACCCTACTTGACGAGTCGGGAGACGTAATCGGAAAGCCCGATGTTTCTGTCTCGCGTCTCGTCGAAGCCACTCCCAGCAGTATCACTGCCACAGTCGGGTTTTCCGGACAGACGGCGACGCGAACCCATCCGGCGTTCGTCGTCTGGGACGCCCACGTCCCGCTCGCCGTCCGAGAAGAAAACGACAGCGAGTGAGCCAGCGAGCCCGATTCCTCAGAGCGACAGGCCGCGAATCGCCACTTCCTCGCTCCCTTCTGCCACGTCCTCGACGCGCCCGATGATTTCTCCGTCCGTCTCGCCCGCGAGCGATGCCGCCTCGTCCTCGGGGAGCGCGACGACGAACCCGGTGCCCACGTTGAACGTCCGGTGCATCTCCTCGTCGCTCACGTCGCCGGCGTCCTGCACGAACGCGAAGACGTCCTGCGCGGGAAGCGGGTCGGTCACGTCGTAGCGGAACTCACCCATGCGTTCGAGGTTCGTCCACCCGCCGCCCGTGACGTGCGCGGCGGCGTGTACGTCGTGCTCGCCCAGCGCGTCGAGCAAGTAGGTGTAGATGCGCGTCGGTTCGAGCAGCGCGTCGCCCACCGTCTCGTAGCCGTCACCGGGGAACGGCTCGTCGAACCCGCCCGCGCGCTGTGCTGCCTCGCGGGCGAGCGTCAGACCGTTCGAGTGGATGCCCGAGGACGGAAAGCCGACGAGCGCATCGCCGCCCTCCGCTTCGCCCGGGAAGACGGCGTTCTTCGGCGCGAGACCGGCGACAGTGCCGGCCAGGTCGAAGCCCTTCACGACCTCTGGCATCACCGCTGTCTCGCCGCCGACGAGCGCCATCCCTGCCTCTTCTGCGCCGG encodes:
- the purM gene encoding phosphoribosylformylglycinamidine cyclo-ligase → MSEGGERSDERDEEQTNERDDEQTNEQNDEGLTYADAGVDVDASEAATAALVGAVSDLGNTTNYAGFVDVGDRLLALATDGVGTKLLVAEAMDDFSTIGIDCVAMNVNDLVAAGVPPVAFVDYLAVDEPSEARSEQVGEGLAAGAEEAGMALVGGETAVMPEVVKGFDLAGTVAGLAPKNAVFPGEAEGGDALVGFPSSGIHSNGLTLAREAAQRAGGFDEPFPGDGYETVGDALLEPTRIYTYLLDALGEHDVHAAAHVTGGGWTNLERMGEFRYDVTDPLPAQDVFAFVQDAGDVSDEEMHRTFNVGTGFVVALPEDEAASLAGETDGEIIGRVEDVAEGSEEVAIRGLSL
- a CDS encoding dipeptidase; amino-acid sequence: MPDTPHVFDGHNDTLLDLHRRTAGEDVASDEDGSRERSLFESTERGHLDLPRAREANFGGGLFAIFAPNDHDPVVEETEDGYEVTYASAVDHEYAKSFTYDLLADLHRLERESGERDDCVDFRVARSAEDVRACLDGDAVAAVPHLEGAAAVAPDLSNLDFLYAAGVRSIGLTWSRPNEFGRGVPFQYPRSPDTGSGLTDAGHALVDACNERGILVDLAHLNEAGFWDVAERSTDPLVVSHAAVHDICASTRNLTDEQLDAVAASGGIVGITFSASDLRPDGGRATDVPLSVVADHVEYVADRVGVDHVALGSDFDGTAIVDSVGDVTGLPRLFDALRERGFGEDGLEAVARENWLRVLESTWG
- a CDS encoding CBS domain-containing protein, with product MHLPTPQDLRERRTSLELTQSELAERAEVSQPLIARIEGGDVDPRLSTLRRIVEALDEAEGDVVRAQTLMHREVISVAPDDAVSDAVERMQQAGYSQLPVITNGVPVGSISDSDVVHAGEDVGDHPVREVMSESFPTVSEDASLEEISSLLDHYKAVMVTDDGDTVGIITQADVAARVS
- a CDS encoding DUF555 domain-containing protein translates to MSNYVVAMEAAWLVRDVENSDDAIGVAVSEAGKRLNDQDLDYVEVEAGLTACPACNEPLDAAFLAANTALVGLVLELTVFNAEGEEHAERIAKSEVGGALRDVPLEVIEVIEEDEDEDE